In Mytilus edulis chromosome 13, xbMytEdul2.2, whole genome shotgun sequence, a single window of DNA contains:
- the LOC139501898 gene encoding single Ig IL-1-related receptor-like, producing MANPLFQKSKEETLEYDAYIAYCEGDYKWVYGPLRSFLEERRNYKLLLSDRGDGDVRPGQNRLAISNSISKCKKMILIISNEFVNNEWASYEATVGIEHFIGLQVKIIVISLESITKSEIPQCVMQMVSLDANDHIRKTDTLNENNIFWKTLDLAMKR from the coding sequence ATGGCCAATCCACTTTTCCAGAAGTCAAAAGAAGAAACACTTGAATATGATGCATATATAGCTTATTGCGAAGGCGACTATAAATGGGTGTATGGACCGCTGCGTTCATTTCTAGAAGAGAGACGCAATTATAAACTTCTTTTGTCAGACAGAGGAGATGGGGATGTACGGCCTGGTCAAAATAGACTTGCCATAAGTAATtccatttcaaaatgtaaaaagatgatcttaattatttcaaatGAGTTTGTGAACAATGAATGGGCGAGCTATGAAGCTACTGTTGGAATTGAGCATTTTATTGGGTTACAAgtaaaaataattgttataagcTTGGAGAGTATTACCAAATCAGAAATACCGCAATGTGTAATGCAAATGGTGTCACTGGACGCCAATGACCACATTCGTAAAACAGacacattaaatgaaaataacattttctggaaAACTTTGGATCTAGCCATGAAACGTTAG